In a genomic window of Croceibacterium sp. TMG7-5b_MA50:
- a CDS encoding L,D-transpeptidase family protein, producing the protein MNTAVRLGRGWQVAVAGALGLVLAGPVSAQAGRPQSLLPAQQTGTPVTPPVQRTQVPTVSQPVVQALTLPPVPQYAAVMRWPADRARSLLEVIEGIGAEGLDPADYQPAALRSAIEAGEGAALDEQASRMFTWLVEDLRDGRTPMEARRQWFVVDPDPDLLPTGRIMEQALADGNVAGALAELSPTNPDYAALKEELASTPRASTSRRALIRANMDRWRWLARDLGNQYLLTNVPEYQLRMVVNNRIVRSYKTIVGKPGRTATPQLAETVEGVIFNPTWTVPQSIVRGEGLGNRVMGNPGWARANGYRGTRGENGFITVVQQPGPGNSLGMMKLDMPNPHAIFLHDTPNRNLFNNDNRALSHGCIRTERALELAMTIAILGQGASKEEAVEIAKSGEYTRVPVTRQMPVYITYFTMARDIDGELRSFDDIYGRDAPVLAALKAPRVEQRARTTDEELIVIEDDLQTT; encoded by the coding sequence ATGAATACGGCGGTACGGTTGGGGCGTGGCTGGCAGGTCGCGGTGGCGGGCGCATTGGGGTTGGTGCTGGCGGGACCGGTGTCGGCACAGGCCGGGCGGCCGCAATCGCTGCTGCCCGCGCAGCAGACCGGCACGCCGGTGACGCCGCCGGTGCAGCGCACGCAAGTGCCGACTGTGTCGCAACCCGTGGTTCAGGCGCTGACCCTGCCGCCGGTGCCGCAATACGCCGCGGTGATGCGCTGGCCGGCGGACCGTGCCCGCTCCTTGCTGGAGGTGATCGAGGGCATTGGCGCCGAGGGGCTCGACCCGGCGGATTACCAGCCGGCGGCGCTGCGCAGCGCGATCGAGGCGGGCGAGGGCGCCGCGCTGGACGAGCAGGCCAGCCGCATGTTCACCTGGCTGGTGGAGGACCTGCGGGACGGGCGCACCCCGATGGAGGCGCGCCGGCAATGGTTCGTCGTCGATCCCGATCCTGATCTGCTGCCGACCGGCCGGATCATGGAGCAGGCGCTGGCCGACGGCAACGTCGCCGGTGCCCTTGCGGAACTGAGCCCGACCAACCCCGATTATGCCGCCCTTAAGGAGGAACTGGCGAGCACGCCGCGGGCATCCACGTCGCGCCGCGCGCTGATCCGCGCCAACATGGACCGTTGGCGCTGGCTGGCGCGGGATCTGGGCAATCAGTACCTGCTGACCAATGTGCCCGAGTACCAATTGCGCATGGTGGTGAACAACCGCATCGTGCGGTCGTACAAGACCATCGTCGGCAAACCCGGTCGCACCGCCACGCCGCAATTGGCGGAGACGGTGGAAGGGGTGATCTTCAACCCGACCTGGACCGTGCCGCAATCGATCGTGCGGGGCGAAGGGCTGGGCAACCGCGTGATGGGCAATCCCGGTTGGGCGCGGGCCAACGGCTATCGCGGCACGCGGGGCGAGAACGGGTTCATCACCGTGGTGCAGCAGCCCGGACCCGGCAATTCGCTGGGCATGATGAAGCTCGACATGCCCAATCCGCACGCGATCTTCCTGCACGACACGCCCAACCGCAACCTGTTCAACAACGACAACCGCGCGCTCAGCCATGGCTGCATCCGGACGGAGCGGGCGCTGGAACTGGCCATGACCATCGCCATCCTGGGCCAGGGCGCCAGCAAGGAGGAGGCGGTGGAGATCGCCAAGTCCGGCGAATATACGCGCGTGCCGGTGACCCGGCAGATGCCGGTCTACATCACCTATTTCACCATGGCGCGCGACATCGACGGGGAACTGCGCAGCTTTGACGACATCTACGGCCGCGATGCGCCGGTGCTGGCCGCGCTGAAGGCGCCGCGAGTGGAGCAGCGGGCGCGAACGACGGACGAGGAGTTGATCGTGATCGAGGACGATTTGCAGACGACCTGA
- a CDS encoding murein L,D-transpeptidase catalytic domain-containing protein, protein MPARVWAQASSASPRDVAILDIARREVERAGAVLWRRDIAGIADFAVHSAVPRFHFANLENGTVRSFRVCHGSGSDPEHDGYLNYYSDVEGSNCTSRGAYVTWEWYKGRYGTSIRLGGLDPTNVNALPRAIVMHSAQYATADHVATYGRMGRSNGCFAMDPTDFNEALWNLSGGRLLYADSLGIS, encoded by the coding sequence ATGCCGGCACGTGTCTGGGCTCAGGCCAGCAGCGCATCCCCGCGCGATGTTGCCATTCTCGATATCGCCCGGCGGGAAGTGGAGCGCGCCGGCGCTGTGCTGTGGCGCCGCGACATTGCGGGCATTGCCGACTTCGCGGTCCATTCTGCCGTACCGCGATTTCACTTTGCCAATCTGGAGAACGGCACTGTCCGCTCGTTCCGGGTGTGCCATGGCAGCGGCTCCGACCCGGAGCATGACGGCTACCTCAACTATTACTCGGACGTCGAAGGGTCCAATTGCACCAGCCGCGGTGCCTATGTCACGTGGGAATGGTACAAGGGCCGCTACGGCACCTCCATCCGCTTGGGCGGCCTGGATCCAACCAATGTGAACGCCCTGCCCCGCGCCATCGTCATGCATTCGGCGCAATATGCCACGGCAGATCATGTGGCCACTTACGGGCGCATGGGCCGGTCCAATGGCTGCTTCGCCATGGACCCGACCGACTTCAACGAAGCCCTGTGGAACCTGTCAGGCGGACGCCTGCTCTACGCCGACAGCCTCGGCATCAGCTAA